The following are encoded together in the Brassica napus cultivar Da-Ae chromosome A9, Da-Ae, whole genome shotgun sequence genome:
- the LOC106368345 gene encoding serine/threonine-protein kinase-like protein ACR4: MRMCERRAREGWNLLAKLVLFTNLWHLVSSLGSMSSIAISYGEGGSVFCGLKSDGSHLVGCYGSNAAILYGTPAHFQFIGLTGGDGFMCGLLMQSHQPYCWGNSGFIQMGVPQPMIKGAEYLELSAGDYHLCGLRKSSNIGFSSSSSSLVDCWGYNMTRNFVFDKQIHSLSAGSEFNCGLSSKDKSVFCWGDENSSQVISLIPKETKFQKIAAGGYHVCGILDGLNSRVLCWGKSLEFEEEISGNPTAADKILDLPPKEPLLTVVGGKFYACGIKRYDHSAVCWGFFVNKSTTPPKGMGFYDLAAGNYFTCGVPTGNGMPPVCWGLGFPASIPLAVSPGLCREAPCPPGSHILGGPCKSPGSHVCLPCSSTCPPEMYQKSECTERSDQICAYNCSTCVSPDCSSNCSSSTPLSGDGKPRGKFWSLQLPIATAEIGFALLLTAVVSISAVLYVRYRLRHCRCSESDARSSKDSAFTKDNGRPDLDKLQKRRRARVFTYEELEKAAEGFKEESIVGKGSFSCVYKGVLRDGTTVAVKKAIMSSDKQKNSNEFRTELDLLSRLNHAHLLSLLGYCEEGGERLLVYEFMAHGSLYNHLHGKNKALKEQLDWVKRVTIAVQAARGIEYLHGYACPPVIHRDIKSSNILIDEEHNARVADFGLSLLGPVDSGSPLAELPAGTLGYLDPEYYRLHYLTTKSDVYSFGVLLLEILSGRKAIDMHYEEGNIVEWAVPLIKAGDITSILDPVLKQPTEIEALRRIVSVACKCVRMRGKDRPSMDKVTTSLERALAQLMGNPSSEQPILPTEVVLGSSRMHKKSWRIGSENTEFRGGSWITFPSVTSSQRRKSSASEGDVVEEVEDEGRKQQEALRSLEEEIGPASPGQSLFLHHNF; the protein is encoded by the coding sequence ATGAGAATGTGTGAAAGGAGAGCAAGGGAAGGTTGGAACCTACTTGCAAAGCTTGTGCTTTTCACTAACCTATGGCATCTTGTTTCATCTCTTGGCTCAATGTCTTCAATAGCAATCTCCTATGGAGAAGGTGGTTCTGTGTTCTGTGGTCTGAAATCTGATGGGTCTCATCTTGTGGGTTGCTATGGATCCAACGCAGCGATCCTCTATGGGACTCCTGCTCATTTCCAGTTCATTGGTTTAACCGGTGGAGATGGGTTCATGTGTGGGCTTTTGATGCAGTCTCATCAGCCTTATTGTTGGGGAAACAGTGGGTTTATTCAAATGGGAGTTCCTCAGCCAATGATCAAAGGTGCTGAGTACTTAGAACTTAGTGCTGGAGATTACCATCTCTGCGGTTTGAGGAAGAGTAGCAACAttggtttttcttcttcttcttcgtctcttgTTGATTGTTGGGGGTACAATATGACTAGAAACTTTGTCTTTGATAAGCAGATTCACTCACTCTCTGCTGGCTCTGAGTTCAACTGTGGTCTCTCCTCTAAGGACAAGTCTGTTTTCTGTTGGGGCGACGAGAATAGCAGCCAAGTCATCAGTTTAATCCCAAAGGAAACAAAGTTTCAGAAGATTGCAGCTGGTGGATACCATGTCTGTGGCATTCTAGACGGGTTAAACTCCAGAGTTCTCTGTTGGGGAAAGAGCTTAGAGTTTGAAGAAGAGATCTCAGGGAACCCAACCGCAGCAGACAAGATTCTTGACTTACCACCAAAAGAGCCACTCTTAACTGTTGTTGGTGGGAAGTTTTATGCTTGTGGAATCAAACGGTATGATCATAGTGCAGTTTGTTGGGGGTTCTTTGTGAATAAGAGTACAACTCCTCCTAAAGGAATGGGCTTCTATGATCTTGCAGCAGGGAACTACTTCACTTGTGGAGTACCCACAGGGAATGGTATGCCGCCAGTTTGTTGGGGTCTTGGTTTCCCTGCTTCTATCCCTTTAGCTGTCTCACCAGGACTGTGTAGAGAAGCTCCTTGCCCTCCAGGGAGTCATATACTCGGTGGCCCTTGCAAATCTCCTGGCTCTCATGTTTGCTTGCCGTGTAGTTCCACTTGCCCTCCTGAGATGTATCAGAAGAGTGAATGCACAGAGAGATCTGATCAGATTTGTGCTTACAACTGCTCCACTTGCGTCTCTCCTGACTGTTCCTCCAACTGTTCTTCTTCCACTCCATTGAGTGGTGACGGCAAGCCAAGAGGGAAGTTCTGGTCATTACAGTTACCTATTGCAACCGCAGAGATTGGCTTTGCGTTGCTTTTAACTGCAGTTGTCTCGATATCAGCGGTTTTGTACGTTCGGTATAGGCTGAGGCATTGTAGGTGCTCAGAGAGTGATGCAAGGTCGTCCAAAGACTCAGCATTCACGAAGGATAACGGGCGTCCGGATCTTGATAAGTTGCAGAAGCGCAGAAGGGCTAGAGTGTTCACCTACGAGGAGCTGGAGAAAGCTGCAGAAGGGTTTAAAGAAGAGTCAATAGTAGGGAAAGGGAGCTTCTCATGTGTCTACAAAGGTGTGCTGAGAGATGGAACCACTGTCGCTGTGAAGAAGGCCATAATGTCATCAGACAAACAGAAGAACTCAAACGAGTTCCGCACCGAGCTTGATCTGTTGTCAAGACTCAACCATGCTCATCTCCTTAGCCTTCTTGGCTACTGCGAAGAAGGAGGAGAGAGGCTTCTTGTTTACGAGTTTATGGCGCATGGCTCGCTCTACAACCATCTTCACGGTAAGAACAAGGCCTTGAAAGAGCAGCTAGATTGGGTTAAACGAGTCACCATTGCTGTCCAAGCAGCTAGAGGAATCGAGTACTTGCATGGCTACGCTTGTCCTCCTGTCATCCACCGTGATATCAAATCATCAAACATACTTATAGATGAAGAACACAACGCTAGAGTTGCTGACTTTGGTCTCTCCTTGCTTGGTCCTGTTGATAGCGGCTCTCCTTTAGCAGAACTGCCAGCTGGCACTCTCGGTTACCTTGACCCTGAGTATTATAGACTACACTATCTCACAACCAAGTCTGATGTCTACAGCTTCGGAGTCTTGCTTCTCGAGATCCTGAGCGGAAGAAAAGCTATTGACATGCACTATGAAGAAGGGAACATAGTGGAATGGGCGGTTCCTTTGATCAAAGCTGGAGATATTACATCAATCTTGGACCCGGTCTTGAAACAACCAACTGAGATCGAAGCTCTGAGGAGGATAGTGAGCGTGGCTTGCAAATGCGTGAGGATGAGAGGGAAAGACAGACCGTCGATGGATAAAGTGACAACATCACTGGAGAGAGCTCTCGCGCAGCTGATGGGGAACCCGAGCAGCGAGCAGCCGATATTACCGACAGAAGTTGTTCTTGGGAGCAGCAGGATGCACAAGAAGTCGTGGAGGATCGGTTCAGAGAACACTGAGTTTAGAGGCGGGTCGTGGATAACTTTCCCTAGCGTGACATCGTCTCAGAGGAGGAAGTCTTCAGCGTCTGAAGGAGATGTggtggaggaggtggaggaTGAAGGAAGGAAACAACAAGAGGCGTTGAGGAGTCTTGAAGAGGAGATAGGACCAGCTTCTCCTGGACAGAGCTTGTTCTTGCATCATAATTTCTAA
- the LOC106368342 gene encoding uncharacterized protein LOC106368342: MVRKKDVDFYCGFSRKELQSLCKKYNLPANRSSSDMAESLASFFERNSLNSVGFGVAGIQGSSATTSRGPVSRTWDVKRDSYGNELNITREGCFQSTVARGPGFILGDRTQSQERNGGLKLNEKGPMDPRLENRMKEVESGDSPSSSSFEFHVSMEEGISLSVDLNFNPSDWVSSMTSEVNVYDSIRRRKSPDSDLGTDNATKCKKHKSLEEDEDGDVRRESSLSPVMKDNTQVASDHHSNGELSLAPSAIEPCKDQNGVNLCLPESSGPGQIVSSCTESCSKSCCVNPVDSECVDPPGKKLTSDSVMVAAEQNHPAGDDLLVETPQNPSMESFQKVGAGSELSSSEAVEAYPSNALCSERIIDREATSYSESFKFRYNGVKNCLPPDGEEQEKSEVFSEQARLE; this comes from the exons ATGGTCAGGAAAAAAGATGTGGATTTCTACTGCGGATTCTCAAGGAAAGAGCTTCAGAGTTTGTGCAAGAAGTATAATTTGCCTGCCAATCGATCAAGTTCAGATATGGCTGAATCATTAGCTTCTTTTTTCGAG AGAAATAGTTTGAACTCGGTAGGCTTTGGGGTCGCTGGGATTCAAGGTAGCTCGGCTACAACTTCGAGAGGACCAGTGAGTAGAACATGGGATGTGAAAAGAG ATTCATATGGTAACGAATTGAACATAACCAGAGAAGGTTGTTTTCAAAGTACAGTGGCTAGAGGACCAGGCTTTATCCTTGGGGATAGGACACAGTCTCAG GAGCGAAATGgtggtttgaaattgaatgAAAAGGGTCCAATGGATCCTCGGCTAGAGAATAGAATGAAAGAGGTAGAGAGTGGTGATAGTCCTAGTTCGTCTTCGTTTGAGTTTCATGTCAGTATGGAAGAGGGTATTAGCCTTTCAGTTGATCTTAATTTCAATCCATCAGACTGGGTTAGTAGCATGACAAGTGAGGTCAATGTATATGATAGTATTCGTCGAAGGAAATCCCCAGATTCTGATCTTGGTACTGATAATGCTACAAAGTGTAAGAAACATAAGAGTTTAGAGGAAGACGAGGATGGGGATGTGAGGAGAGAATCATCATTAAGTCCAGTAATGAAAGACAATACTCAAGTAGCTTCTGATCATCATTCCAATGGTGAGCTGTCTCTAGCACCGTCTGCTATAGAACCGTGTAAGGATCAAAATGGGGTTAACTTGTGCCTACCTGAATCTTCAGGACCCGGCCAGATTGTATCATCTTGTACCGAATCGTGTAGCAAAAGCTGCTGTGTAAATCCAGTTGACTCGGAATGTGTTGATCCACCAGGGAAGAAGTTGACGAGTGACAGTGTCATGGTTGCTGCGGAACAGAATCATCCAGCTGGTGATGATCTCCTTGTTGAAACTCCCCAGAATCCATCCATGGAGAGTTTTCAAAAGGTGGGAGCTGGTTCTGAGTTATCATCATCAGAAGCAGTAGAGGCTTATCCCTCAAACGCACTGTGTTCAGAGCGCATCATTGATAGAGAGGCCACTAGCTATTCTGAATCATTCAAGTTCCGGTACAATGGAGTCAAGAACTGTCTGCCACCAGATGGTGAAGAGCAG GAAAAGAGCGAAGTTTTCAGTGAGCAGGCAAGGTTAGAGTGA
- the LOC111197869 gene encoding calmodulin-like protein 4 — MVRVFLLYNLLNSFLLCLVPKKLRVLFPPSWYTDDKITPPSESECSLRTDPVDLKRVFQMFDKNGDGRITKEELNDSLENLGIFMPDKDLIQMIQKMDANGDGCVDINEFESLYGSIVEEKEEEDMRDAFNVFDQDGDGFISVEELKSVMASLGLKQGKTLKCCKAMITQVDEDGDGRVNYKEFLQMMKSGGFSNRSS, encoded by the coding sequence ATGGTGAGAGTCTTTCTTCTCTACAATCTTTTAAACTCATTTCTTCTTTGTCTGGTTCCCAAGAAGCTTAGAGTTCTCTTCCCTCCTTCGTGGTACACCGACGACAAGATCACACCACCGTCTGAATCGGAATGTTCTTTGAGAACAGACCCGGTGGATCTAAAAAGAGTGTTTCAGATGTTTGACAAGAACGGGGACGGCCGCATCACAAAGGAAGAGCTAAATGATTCTTTAGAGAATCTAGGAATCTTCATGCCAGACAAAGATCTGATCCAGATGATCCAAAAGATGGATGCAAATGGAGATGGCTGTGTAGACATAAACGAGTTTGAGTCTCTTTACGGTTCGATAGttgaagagaaagaggaagaggaTATGAGAGATGCGTTCAATGTGTTTGATCAAGACGGTGACGGGTTTATTAGTGTTGAAGAATTAAAGTCTGTGATGGCTTCCTTGGGACTCAAGCAAGGTAAAACTCTAAAGTGTTGTAAAGCGATGATTACTCAAGTTGATGAAGATGGTGATGGTAGAGTCAATTACAAGGAGTTTCTTCAGATGATGAAATCTGGTGGATTTAGCAATAGATCATCATAA
- the LOC106368340 gene encoding protein FAR1-RELATED SEQUENCE 6-like isoform X1: MNVDFRIDNGDADGMMMTISVENHNEMGESSGQAMIEQDDDENHNEIGESSNQAMPLEQDEKVDPDSIPLAVSDMAEEEVQGGDEPYVGQEFESEAAAHGFYNAYATKVGFVIRVSKLSRSRHDGSPIGRQLVCNKEGYRLPSKRDKVIRQRAETRVGCRAMILIRKENSGKWVITKFAKEHNHPLMPGRVRRGCIYDQYPNEHDKIQELMQQLAAEKKRAATYKRHLEMLFEQIEQHNESLTKRIQHIVDNVRDLEQRDHQQNQV, from the exons ATGAACG TGGATTTCAGGATTGATAATGGTGATGCTGATGGGATGATGATGACGATTTCAGTCGAGAACCATAATGAAATGGGTGAAAGCTCTGGTCAAGCAATGATTGAGCAAGACGATGATGAAAACCATAACGAGATAGGTGAAAGTTCTAATCAAGCAATGCCTCTTGAGCAAGACGAGAAGGTTGATCCGGACTCTATCCCTCTGGCAGTTTCTGATATGGCCGAGGAGGAGGTTCAAGGTGGTGATGAGCCTTACGTTGGGCAGGAGTTCGAGTCTGAAGCAGCTGCACACGGGTTTTATAATGCTTACGCTACAAAAGTAGGGTTCGTCATCCGTGTCAGCAAACTCTCACGGTCAAGGCATGATGGATCTCCCATAGGAAGGCAGCTTGTTTGCAACAAGGAAGGTTACAGGTTGCCTAGCAAGCGTGACAAGGTTATTAGACAAAGAGCGGAGACAAGGGTTGGGTGTAGAGCAATGATCTtgattagaaaagaaaattctgGTAAATGGGTTATCACGAAGTTTGCCAAGGAGCATAACCATCCTTTGATGCCTGGAAGGGTTCGAAGGGGTTGCATCTATGATCAGTATCCG AACGAGCATGATAAAATTCAGGAGCTGATGCAGCAGCTAGCTGCAGAGAAAAAGAGAGCTGCTACTTACAAGAGGCATCTGGAGATGCTCTTTGAACAGATTGAGCAGCACAATGAAAGTCTTACTAAGAGAATCCAGCACATAGTAGACAATGTGAGGGATCTGGAACAGAGAGATCATCAACAGAACCAAgtatag
- the LOC106368340 gene encoding protein FAR1-RELATED SEQUENCE 6-like isoform X2, which translates to MDFRIDNGDADGMMMTISVENHNEMGESSGQAMIEQDDDENHNEIGESSNQAMPLEQDEKVDPDSIPLAVSDMAEEEVQGGDEPYVGQEFESEAAAHGFYNAYATKVGFVIRVSKLSRSRHDGSPIGRQLVCNKEGYRLPSKRDKVIRQRAETRVGCRAMILIRKENSGKWVITKFAKEHNHPLMPGRVRRGCIYDQYPNEHDKIQELMQQLAAEKKRAATYKRHLEMLFEQIEQHNESLTKRIQHIVDNVRDLEQRDHQQNQV; encoded by the exons TGGATTTCAGGATTGATAATGGTGATGCTGATGGGATGATGATGACGATTTCAGTCGAGAACCATAATGAAATGGGTGAAAGCTCTGGTCAAGCAATGATTGAGCAAGACGATGATGAAAACCATAACGAGATAGGTGAAAGTTCTAATCAAGCAATGCCTCTTGAGCAAGACGAGAAGGTTGATCCGGACTCTATCCCTCTGGCAGTTTCTGATATGGCCGAGGAGGAGGTTCAAGGTGGTGATGAGCCTTACGTTGGGCAGGAGTTCGAGTCTGAAGCAGCTGCACACGGGTTTTATAATGCTTACGCTACAAAAGTAGGGTTCGTCATCCGTGTCAGCAAACTCTCACGGTCAAGGCATGATGGATCTCCCATAGGAAGGCAGCTTGTTTGCAACAAGGAAGGTTACAGGTTGCCTAGCAAGCGTGACAAGGTTATTAGACAAAGAGCGGAGACAAGGGTTGGGTGTAGAGCAATGATCTtgattagaaaagaaaattctgGTAAATGGGTTATCACGAAGTTTGCCAAGGAGCATAACCATCCTTTGATGCCTGGAAGGGTTCGAAGGGGTTGCATCTATGATCAGTATCCG AACGAGCATGATAAAATTCAGGAGCTGATGCAGCAGCTAGCTGCAGAGAAAAAGAGAGCTGCTACTTACAAGAGGCATCTGGAGATGCTCTTTGAACAGATTGAGCAGCACAATGAAAGTCTTACTAAGAGAATCCAGCACATAGTAGACAATGTGAGGGATCTGGAACAGAGAGATCATCAACAGAACCAAgtatag